The Kitasatospora sp. NBC_01287 genome contains a region encoding:
- a CDS encoding GNAT family N-acetyltransferase produces the protein MDVHLEPWSESALGLLRRINTPQMRRWVGGPEPEEQLLARHRRYLALPETAGGCMFAVLLEGEMVGSIAYHQRTWQGEQVFETGWNVLPPHQGRGIAAAAGAALVAVVREAARRPGAPGTLHAFPSVENAASNALCRRLGFTLLGECDFEYPSGSGTLMRSSDWVLAVAEAALPGAGPGVAG, from the coding sequence ATGGACGTCCACCTCGAACCCTGGTCGGAATCCGCGCTCGGCCTGCTGCGGCGGATCAACACCCCGCAGATGCGCCGCTGGGTCGGCGGCCCGGAGCCGGAGGAGCAACTGCTCGCCCGGCACCGCCGCTACCTCGCGCTGCCGGAGACCGCGGGCGGCTGCATGTTCGCCGTCCTGCTGGAGGGCGAGATGGTCGGCAGCATCGCCTACCACCAGCGCACCTGGCAGGGCGAGCAGGTCTTCGAGACCGGCTGGAACGTCCTGCCGCCCCACCAGGGCCGCGGCATCGCCGCCGCGGCCGGGGCCGCGCTGGTCGCCGTCGTCCGGGAGGCGGCCCGCCGGCCCGGTGCCCCCGGCACCCTGCACGCGTTCCCCTCGGTGGAGAACGCCGCCTCCAACGCGCTCTGCCGCCGCCTGGGCTTCACCCTGCTCGGCGAGTGCGACTTCGAGTACCCGTCGGGCAGTGGGACGCTGATGCGCAGCAGTGACTGGGTCCTCGCTGTCGCCGAGGCGGCCCTGCCGGGTGCGGGGCCCGGCGTCGCGGGCTGA
- a CDS encoding helix-turn-helix transcriptional regulator, with translation MTSRPTTAQHLQDLARLRRVRDRIDREYAQPLDVEALARGAHMSAGHLSREFRLAYGESPYGYLMTRRIERAMALLRRGDLSVTDVCFAVGCSSLGTFSTRFTELVGVPPSTYRRDTARGTAGLPPCVAKQVTRPIRNREARPPGRG, from the coding sequence GTGACCAGCAGACCCACCACCGCGCAGCACCTGCAGGACCTCGCGCGGCTGCGCCGCGTCCGCGACCGGATCGACCGGGAGTACGCGCAGCCACTGGACGTCGAGGCGCTCGCCCGCGGCGCGCACATGTCGGCCGGGCACCTCAGCCGCGAGTTCCGGCTCGCCTACGGCGAATCGCCCTACGGCTACCTGATGACGCGGCGCATCGAGCGGGCCATGGCGCTGCTGCGCCGCGGCGACCTCAGCGTCACCGACGTCTGCTTCGCGGTCGGCTGCTCGTCGCTGGGCACCTTCAGCACGCGCTTCACCGAACTGGTCGGCGTGCCGCCGAGCACCTACCGGCGCGACACGGCGCGCGGCACGGCGGGGCTGCCGCCGTGCGTGGCGAAGCAGGTGACCAGACCGATCAGGAATCGAGAAGCGCGGCCACCCGGGCGCGGTTAG
- a CDS encoding VOC family protein encodes MDITIHTVFLSHTDADASLAFYRDVLGFEVRNDVGYGGMRWITVGPAEQPGTCIVLEPPAADPGITDEERRTIVEMMAKGSYARVILATADLDSTFAKLVAAGAEVVQEPTRQPYGVFDCAFRDPAGNLIRINEVR; translated from the coding sequence ATGGACATCACGATTCACACCGTCTTCCTCTCGCACACCGACGCGGACGCGTCCCTGGCCTTCTACCGCGACGTCCTCGGCTTCGAGGTCCGCAACGACGTCGGCTACGGCGGGATGCGCTGGATCACCGTGGGCCCGGCCGAGCAGCCCGGCACCTGCATCGTGTTGGAGCCGCCGGCCGCCGACCCCGGCATCACCGACGAGGAGCGCCGCACCATCGTCGAGATGATGGCCAAGGGCAGCTACGCGCGGGTCATCCTGGCCACCGCCGACCTCGACAGCACCTTCGCCAAGCTGGTGGCAGCCGGCGCCGAGGTCGTCCAGGAGCCGACCCGGCAGCCGTACGGGGTGTTCGACTGCGCCTTCCGCGATCCGGCGGGCAACCTGATCCGGATCAACGAGGTGCGCTGA
- a CDS encoding excinuclease ABC subunit UvrA yields the protein MSQARRTVTRPSAPHPADSHELIRVHGARVNNLKDVSIEIPKRRLTVFTGVSGSGKSSLVFGTVAAESQRLINETYSAFVQGFMPTLARPEVDVLDGLTTAIVVDQQRLGGDPRSTVGTATDANAMLRILFSRLGKPHIGPPSAYAFNVPSVRASGAITVERGAKKTVKATFNRTGGMCPRCEGRGTVSDIDLTQLYDDSKSLAEGAFTIPGWKSDSFWTVRVYAESGLLDPNKPIRKYTKKEMHDFLHREPTKVKVEGVNLTYEGLIPKIQKSMLSKDKESLQPHIRAFVERAVTFTTCPECEGTRLSEGARSSKIKRISIADACAMQISDLAAWVRGLDEPSVAPLLTALGQTLDSFVEIGLGYLSLDRASGTLSGGEAQRVKMIRHLGSSLTDTTYVFDEPTTGLHPHDIQQMNDLLLRLRDKGNTVLVVEHKPEVIAIADHVVDLGPGAGSAGGTVCFEGTVEGLRSSRTTTGRHLDDRAALKEAVRTPTGALEIRGASANNLRDVDVDIPLGVLTVITGVAGSGKSSLVHGSIHADAGVVSVDQGAIRGSRRSNPATYTGLLDAIRKAFAKANGVKPALFSANSEGACPTCNGAGVIYTDLAMMAAVASVCEECEGKRFDASVLVHHLGGRDISEVLAMSVAEAEEFFGDGEARTPAAHAVLRRLADVGLGYLTLGQPLTTLSGGERQRLKLATHLADKGGVYVLDEPTTGLHLADVEQLLGLLDRIVDSGKSVIVIEHHQAVMAHADWIIDLGPGAGNDGGRIVFEGTPADLVAARSTLTGEHLAAYTGS from the coding sequence ATGAGCCAGGCCAGGAGGACGGTCACGCGGCCGTCCGCGCCGCACCCCGCCGACAGCCACGAGCTGATCCGGGTGCACGGCGCGCGCGTGAACAACCTCAAGGACGTCAGCATCGAGATCCCGAAGCGCCGGTTGACGGTCTTCACCGGGGTCTCCGGCTCGGGCAAGAGCTCGCTGGTCTTCGGCACGGTCGCCGCCGAGTCGCAGCGGCTGATCAACGAGACCTACAGCGCCTTCGTGCAGGGCTTCATGCCCACGCTGGCACGGCCCGAGGTCGACGTGCTCGACGGACTGACCACCGCGATCGTCGTCGACCAGCAGCGCCTGGGCGGCGATCCGCGCTCCACGGTCGGCACCGCCACCGACGCCAACGCGATGCTGCGCATCCTCTTCAGCCGGCTCGGGAAGCCGCACATCGGGCCGCCCAGCGCCTACGCCTTCAACGTCCCCTCGGTCCGGGCGAGCGGCGCCATCACCGTCGAGCGCGGCGCCAAGAAGACGGTGAAGGCGACCTTCAACCGCACCGGCGGCATGTGCCCGCGCTGCGAGGGCCGGGGCACGGTCTCCGACATCGACCTCACCCAGCTCTACGACGACTCCAAGTCGCTCGCCGAGGGCGCGTTCACCATCCCCGGCTGGAAGTCGGACAGCTTCTGGACCGTGCGGGTCTACGCGGAGTCGGGCCTGCTCGACCCGAACAAGCCGATCCGCAAGTACACCAAGAAGGAGATGCACGACTTCCTCCACCGGGAGCCGACCAAGGTGAAGGTCGAAGGGGTGAACCTCACGTACGAGGGGCTGATCCCCAAGATCCAGAAGTCGATGCTCTCCAAGGACAAGGAGTCGCTGCAGCCGCACATCCGGGCGTTCGTGGAGCGGGCGGTCACCTTCACCACCTGCCCCGAGTGCGAGGGCACCCGCCTCAGCGAGGGGGCCAGGTCCTCGAAGATCAAGCGGATCAGCATCGCCGACGCCTGCGCGATGCAGATCAGCGACCTGGCCGCCTGGGTGCGCGGCCTCGACGAGCCCTCGGTGGCGCCGCTGCTCACCGCGCTGGGGCAGACCCTCGACTCGTTCGTGGAGATCGGCCTCGGCTACCTCTCGCTCGACCGGGCCTCGGGCACGCTGTCGGGCGGCGAGGCGCAGCGCGTCAAGATGATCCGCCACCTGGGCTCCTCCCTCACCGACACCACCTACGTCTTCGACGAGCCCACCACCGGCCTGCACCCCCACGACATCCAGCAGATGAACGACCTGCTGCTGCGGCTGCGGGACAAGGGCAACACGGTGCTGGTGGTGGAACACAAGCCGGAGGTGATCGCGATCGCCGACCACGTCGTCGACCTCGGCCCGGGCGCCGGCAGCGCGGGCGGCACCGTCTGCTTCGAGGGCACCGTCGAGGGGTTGCGGTCGAGCCGCACGACCACCGGCCGCCACCTCGACGACCGGGCCGCCCTCAAGGAGGCGGTGCGCACGCCCACCGGCGCGCTGGAGATCCGCGGCGCGAGCGCGAACAACCTGCGCGACGTCGACGTCGACATCCCGCTCGGGGTGCTCACCGTCATCACCGGCGTCGCCGGCTCCGGCAAGAGCTCGCTGGTGCACGGCTCGATCCACGCCGACGCGGGCGTGGTCTCGGTCGACCAGGGCGCCATCCGCGGTTCGCGGCGGAGCAACCCGGCGACCTACACCGGGCTGCTCGACGCGATCCGCAAGGCGTTCGCGAAGGCCAACGGCGTGAAGCCGGCGCTGTTCAGCGCCAACTCCGAGGGTGCCTGCCCCACCTGCAACGGCGCCGGCGTCATCTACACCGACCTGGCGATGATGGCCGCGGTCGCCAGTGTCTGCGAGGAGTGCGAGGGCAAGCGCTTCGACGCCTCGGTGCTGGTGCACCACCTCGGCGGGCGCGACATCAGCGAGGTGCTGGCGATGTCGGTGGCCGAGGCCGAGGAGTTCTTCGGCGACGGCGAGGCGCGCACACCGGCCGCGCACGCCGTGCTGCGCCGACTCGCCGACGTCGGCCTCGGCTACCTCACCCTCGGCCAGCCGCTCACCACGCTCTCCGGCGGCGAGCGGCAGCGGCTCAAGCTCGCCACGCACCTGGCCGACAAGGGCGGCGTCTACGTGCTGGACGAGCCGACCACCGGCCTGCACCTCGCCGATGTCGAGCAGTTGCTCGGTCTGCTCGACCGGATCGTCGACTCCGGCAAGTCGGTCATCGTCATCGAGCACCACCAGGCCGTCATGGCGCACGCCGACTGGATCATCGACCTGGGACCCGGCGCGGGCAACGACGGCGGCCGGATCGTCTTCGAGGGCACGCCGGCCGACCTGGTGGCCGCCCGCTCCACTCTGACCGGCGAGCACCTGGCGGCCTACACGGGCAGCTGA
- a CDS encoding GNAT family N-acetyltransferase — MTTTVTDNPDRSRFEITEDGELAGFAEYYRYERELAFIHTEIDPAFAGRGLAGTLARAALDAARQQGVDALPYCPFFRGWLAKHPDYVDLVPQDQRTRFGL, encoded by the coding sequence ATGACCACCACCGTGACGGACAACCCGGACCGGTCGCGGTTCGAGATCACCGAGGACGGTGAGCTCGCGGGCTTCGCCGAGTACTACCGCTACGAGCGCGAACTCGCCTTCATCCACACCGAGATCGACCCCGCCTTCGCCGGTCGGGGCCTGGCCGGCACGCTGGCGCGCGCCGCCCTCGACGCCGCCCGCCAGCAGGGCGTGGACGCGCTCCCGTACTGCCCGTTCTTCCGGGGCTGGCTGGCCAAGCACCCGGACTACGTCGACCTGGTGCCCCAGGACCAGCGCACCCGGTTCGGGCTGTGA
- a CDS encoding OsmC family protein gives MSTAPAGGAPAADVTAAPIPAPGFVRSAAVVATSTDEDHRVDIRSGHHRLAADEPASNGGADTATTPVGLLLSALGSCTAITLRMYAQRKQWPLRTVRVHLGYEKGPDRAVRITRRIELLGDLDEAQRARLLDIAERTPVTRAVAGGTPIIAAGPALPTTPPAPRAPSAEPTAAPTAAPTAEESPTHA, from the coding sequence GTGAGCACCGCCCCGGCCGGGGGCGCCCCGGCCGCCGACGTCACCGCCGCGCCCATCCCCGCCCCGGGGTTCGTCCGGTCCGCCGCCGTCGTCGCCACCAGCACGGACGAGGATCACCGCGTCGACATCCGCTCCGGCCACCACCGCCTGGCCGCCGACGAGCCGGCCTCCAACGGGGGCGCCGACACCGCCACCACACCGGTGGGCCTGCTGCTCTCGGCCCTCGGCTCCTGCACCGCCATCACCCTGCGGATGTACGCGCAGCGCAAGCAGTGGCCGCTGCGGACCGTCCGGGTCCACCTCGGCTACGAGAAGGGCCCCGACCGCGCGGTGCGCATCACCCGGCGCATCGAGCTGCTCGGCGACCTGGACGAAGCGCAGCGCGCCCGCCTGCTGGACATCGCCGAGCGCACGCCGGTCACCCGCGCGGTGGCGGGCGGCACGCCGATCATCGCGGCCGGTCCGGCACTGCCGACCACACCGCCCGCGCCTCGCGCACCGAGCGCGGAGCCGACGGCAGCACCGACCGCAGCGCCTACCGCAGAGGAGTCACCAACCCATGCGTGA
- a CDS encoding pirin family protein, giving the protein MREPDRQVPTPHGGREHVPAGPVRELLTPRETALGGSTVVRRLLPNLGRRMVGAWCFVDHYGPDDIADEPGMQVPPHPHLGLQTVSWLHQGEVLHRDSLGNLQTVRPRELGLMTSGRAISHSEESPREHARLLHGAQLWVALPDTHRHTTPTFEHHTHLPEITAPGLHGTVILGTADTATSPGTTHTPLVGIDLTLTEGSTTRLPLEPDFEYAALTMSGRTEVDGVRLEPGSMLYLGSGRRELPLRALADGSLLLLGGEPFEEKIVMWWNFIGRSSEEIVQARSDWMEGSRFGEVHGYDGQRLAAPTLPSVPLKPRGRAR; this is encoded by the coding sequence ATGCGTGAGCCCGATCGACAGGTTCCCACCCCGCACGGCGGACGCGAGCACGTACCGGCCGGCCCCGTGCGGGAGTTGCTGACGCCGCGCGAGACCGCGCTCGGCGGCAGCACGGTGGTGCGGCGGTTGCTGCCGAACCTGGGACGGCGGATGGTCGGCGCCTGGTGCTTCGTCGACCACTACGGCCCCGACGACATCGCCGACGAGCCCGGCATGCAGGTGCCCCCGCACCCGCACCTGGGCCTGCAGACCGTCAGCTGGCTCCACCAGGGCGAGGTCCTGCACCGCGACAGCCTCGGCAACCTGCAGACCGTACGCCCCCGCGAACTGGGCCTGATGACCTCAGGCCGCGCCATCTCCCACTCCGAGGAATCCCCGCGCGAACACGCCCGCCTGCTCCACGGCGCCCAACTCTGGGTAGCCCTCCCCGACACCCACCGCCACACCACCCCCACCTTCGAACACCACACCCACCTCCCCGAGATCACCGCCCCCGGCCTGCACGGCACCGTCATCCTCGGCACCGCCGACACCGCCACCTCACCCGGCACCACCCACACCCCCCTGGTCGGCATCGACCTCACCCTCACCGAAGGCAGCACCACCCGCCTCCCCCTCGAACCCGACTTCGAATACGCCGCCCTCACCATGTCCGGCCGCACCGAGGTCGACGGCGTCCGCCTGGAACCCGGCTCGATGCTCTACCTCGGCAGCGGCCGCCGCGAACTACCGCTGCGCGCACTGGCCGACGGCTCCCTGCTGCTGCTCGGGGGCGAGCCGTTCGAGGAGAAGATCGTCATGTGGTGGAACTTCATCGGCCGATCCAGTGAGGAGATCGTACAGGCACGATCTGACTGGATGGAAGGGTCCAGGTTCGGCGAGGTGCACGGCTACGACGGGCAGCGGCTGGCCGCGCCGACGCTGCCGTCGGTGCCCCTCAAGCCTCGGGGAAGGGCGCGCTGA
- a CDS encoding DUF6119 family protein, whose product MFRYGHGKWYEVGARFLETLEDELRQLLDKPSSVQLPTWPKGAPNSKQQDSHDEDWYNKRAADQHGYLLFDKKNVVTDKFNGGGLEICDVLGPDNQLICVKKASSSAGTAPLNHLFAQAVTAVETLRSDEAIRKDFLRQVADRTPDHRLLSDFGTLKVVLAILLKDGKDITVDSLFAFAQVSLLQSARRLRAMNADVEVFAIRR is encoded by the coding sequence ATCTTCCGCTACGGCCATGGGAAGTGGTACGAGGTGGGTGCCAGATTCCTTGAGACGCTCGAGGACGAGCTGCGGCAGTTGCTCGACAAGCCGTCAAGTGTGCAACTGCCGACGTGGCCAAAGGGCGCACCGAACAGCAAGCAGCAGGACTCTCACGACGAGGACTGGTACAACAAGCGAGCAGCCGATCAACACGGCTACCTTCTCTTCGACAAGAAGAACGTCGTCACCGACAAGTTCAACGGCGGCGGGCTGGAGATCTGCGATGTCCTGGGCCCGGACAACCAGCTGATCTGTGTCAAGAAGGCCAGCAGCAGCGCTGGCACCGCGCCACTGAACCACCTCTTCGCCCAGGCCGTGACCGCCGTCGAAACCCTGCGCAGTGACGAAGCCATCCGCAAGGACTTCCTCCGGCAGGTTGCGGACCGTACTCCCGACCACCGTCTCCTGAGCGACTTCGGCACGCTGAAGGTCGTCCTCGCCATCCTCCTCAAGGACGGGAAGGACATCACCGTCGACTCCCTCTTCGCGTTCGCTCAGGTCTCACTCCTTCAGTCGGCCCGTCGGCTGCGGGCGATGAACGCAGATGTCGAGGTCTTCGCGATCCGGCGCTGA
- a CDS encoding IS3 family transposase: MDEAFTAVEHELGTTAACRLTGRSRATHYRRLQPTPARKPRSPQVQPSALTAEERTAVLELMNSPEYAELAPAQIWARELDTGRYHCSVSTMYRILRERGQSGERRRQATHPAKTVPELVADGPSQVFTWDITKAAGPRKGIWYHAYVIIDIFSRYIVGHTVELAESAERAEELIRETIARNGIVPETVHADRGTSMTSKKVSQLLIDLGVTRSHSRPKVSNDNPYSEAQFKTTKYMSDYPERFDSLAHAREWFDAFISYYNHEHRHSGIGLHTPASVHFGTAEEIRDQRSVTLAEAYARHPERFGRRPRPPEIPKTAWINDPAKRREPAPQTS; the protein is encoded by the coding sequence GTGGACGAGGCGTTCACCGCCGTCGAACACGAGCTCGGCACCACGGCCGCATGCCGGCTGACCGGCCGCTCCCGGGCCACCCACTACCGCAGGCTTCAGCCGACGCCCGCACGCAAGCCCAGGTCGCCCCAGGTCCAGCCATCGGCCCTGACAGCCGAAGAGCGCACTGCGGTACTGGAGTTGATGAACAGCCCCGAGTACGCCGAACTGGCGCCCGCGCAGATCTGGGCCCGTGAGCTGGACACCGGGCGCTACCACTGCTCGGTCTCCACGATGTACCGGATCCTGCGTGAGCGGGGGCAGTCCGGTGAGCGCCGCCGCCAGGCCACCCACCCGGCCAAAACGGTGCCCGAACTGGTCGCCGACGGCCCCTCGCAAGTCTTCACCTGGGACATCACCAAAGCTGCCGGCCCCAGGAAGGGCATCTGGTACCACGCCTACGTGATCATCGACATCTTCAGCCGCTACATCGTCGGCCACACCGTCGAACTGGCCGAATCAGCCGAGCGGGCGGAGGAGTTGATCCGCGAGACCATCGCGCGCAACGGCATCGTCCCCGAGACCGTGCACGCCGACCGGGGCACCTCGATGACCTCCAAGAAGGTCTCCCAGCTGCTGATCGACCTCGGCGTCACCCGGAGTCACTCGCGTCCGAAGGTCTCCAACGACAACCCTTACAGCGAGGCCCAGTTCAAGACCACCAAGTACATGTCCGACTACCCCGAGCGGTTCGACTCCCTGGCCCATGCCCGCGAATGGTTCGACGCCTTCATCTCGTACTACAACCACGAGCACAGGCACTCGGGTATCGGACTTCACACGCCCGCCAGCGTCCACTTCGGCACGGCGGAGGAGATCCGCGACCAGCGGTCCGTCACCCTCGCCGAGGCCTACGCGCGCCACCCCGAACGCTTCGGCCGCCGTCCCAGACCACCCGAGATCCCGAAGACGGCATGGATCAACGACCCCGCCAAGCGCAGGGAACCCGCACCACAAACCTCATAA
- a CDS encoding DUF6119 family protein — MDAKQQNTGTRKSTLHRLTVPDGRPVDLRALVRPRYLSRPGYQVRDFSREGVTGLLVNGGIPRDRADWCPAVERITGLEVKERNHSAAGLVLMRTERGLYALSYGVGQHMLDPYYRDDEFGLEFATRCLDEDGIIKVRNQIMDGRGRVDEYSVARGERIDGFGLDRFGAVVRRICGTVSGIALTSLPSGTSKHVRVECSESTIKLPLATTPEEFLSDLRAIEEVCARADPLPELRFVDRLHTLDNRSRKAVDARTALEAMLADTSHPRLTLGVPEACQEGFGSAQAFRITLGSRSEDVFDLDLPVLLQFVSDKAEGDRMKALSQVRVVMFSDDDLKTPAGAATSGKEWLIADVPVGTTRYFYPLCQPWVRRPALSG, encoded by the coding sequence GTGGATGCCAAGCAGCAGAACACCGGAACCCGGAAGTCCACCCTGCACCGACTCACCGTTCCCGATGGGCGGCCGGTAGACCTCCGGGCCCTCGTGCGCCCCCGCTACCTCAGCCGCCCGGGCTACCAGGTCCGCGATTTCTCCCGAGAGGGCGTCACCGGACTACTGGTGAACGGGGGGATCCCCCGGGACCGGGCCGACTGGTGCCCGGCCGTTGAACGGATCACCGGCCTGGAGGTCAAGGAGCGCAACCACTCCGCCGCCGGCCTCGTCCTGATGCGGACCGAGCGCGGCCTGTATGCCCTGAGCTACGGCGTCGGCCAGCACATGCTCGACCCCTATTACCGGGACGACGAGTTCGGGCTGGAGTTCGCTACCCGATGCCTGGACGAGGACGGCATCATCAAGGTCCGCAATCAGATCATGGACGGCCGAGGGCGTGTTGATGAGTACTCCGTCGCCCGTGGCGAGCGCATCGACGGCTTCGGGCTCGACCGATTCGGCGCGGTCGTCCGCCGCATCTGCGGAACGGTCAGCGGCATTGCGTTGACATCGCTGCCTTCCGGGACCTCCAAGCACGTCCGGGTCGAGTGCTCGGAGTCGACCATCAAGCTGCCGCTGGCCACCACTCCAGAGGAGTTCCTCAGCGACTTACGCGCGATCGAAGAGGTGTGCGCCCGAGCGGACCCACTACCGGAACTGCGCTTCGTGGACCGACTGCACACCTTGGACAACCGAAGCCGCAAGGCGGTGGACGCTCGGACCGCCCTGGAGGCCATGCTGGCTGATACCAGCCACCCCCGGCTGACCTTGGGAGTTCCCGAAGCCTGCCAAGAGGGCTTCGGCTCTGCGCAGGCATTCCGCATCACCCTGGGTAGCCGAAGCGAAGATGTCTTCGACCTCGACCTCCCCGTCCTCCTCCAGTTCGTCTCGGACAAGGCCGAAGGTGATCGCATGAAGGCGCTCAGCCAGGTGCGCGTCGTCATGTTCAGCGACGACGACCTTAAGACGCCAGCCGGCGCGGCGACCAGCGGCAAGGAGTGGCTCATCGCGGACGTCCCTGTCGGAACGACGCGGTACTTCTACCCTCTCTGTCAGCCTTGGGTGAGACGTCCCGCTTTGTCGGGTTAG